Proteins from a single region of Bdellovibrio bacteriovorus HD100:
- a CDS encoding four-helix bundle copper-binding protein has translation MRTNPLQDSDTAKGINFCFTTYRVCLETLNHVQEQGMRFAQTELASLLQLCADTCDLHARMEMVEADFASQAAELCFQICARTTLECEKFPEDPIVLKCADICRKCAEHCRGMAGMTVRVKSSQMSAARF, from the coding sequence ATGAGAACGAACCCTTTGCAGGACAGTGATACAGCCAAGGGTATCAACTTCTGCTTTACGACTTACCGTGTGTGTCTGGAGACGCTCAATCACGTCCAGGAGCAGGGCATGCGCTTTGCGCAGACCGAGTTGGCGTCGCTGTTGCAGCTTTGTGCCGACACCTGTGACTTGCACGCCCGGATGGAAATGGTGGAAGCAGATTTTGCGTCTCAGGCCGCCGAGCTGTGCTTTCAGATCTGTGCGCGCACGACCCTGGAGTGTGAAAAGTTCCCGGAAGATCCGATCGTCCTCAAGTGCGCTGACATTTGTCGCAAGTGTGCAGAACACTGTCGTGGAATGGCGGGTATGACGGTTCGGGTGAAATCATCACAGATGTCCGCGGCAAGATTTTAA
- a CDS encoding TrmH family RNA methyltransferase yields the protein MIEISSKTNDHFRRWSDLSSARGIKKHSEFILMGEKLIEEFLENPNFRIKGEIVHEDLKSVTMTAPKLKGQRIPVFKLPKALFNEIDVVGTHYNLLVLEPKEIAPLTTAKAEGLEVISPLGDPSNLGALARSSLAFGASKMILTEESCSPYHPKAIKASAGALLKLPLFKIGKFADFVSNNDQIYALDMKGESVANFKWPKNVRIALGEEGPGFSGIKNLQRLSVATQSVESLNATVAGSIALYSYSCQHR from the coding sequence GTGATTGAAATCAGCTCTAAAACCAACGACCATTTCCGCCGCTGGAGCGACCTCAGCTCTGCGCGCGGAATTAAAAAGCATTCTGAATTTATTCTGATGGGCGAAAAGCTGATCGAAGAGTTTTTGGAAAACCCGAATTTCCGCATCAAGGGTGAAATCGTGCACGAGGACCTGAAGTCCGTGACGATGACCGCGCCTAAGCTTAAAGGCCAGCGCATCCCGGTTTTCAAACTGCCCAAAGCACTGTTTAACGAAATTGACGTCGTGGGCACGCACTACAATCTTCTGGTTCTGGAACCGAAAGAGATCGCTCCGCTTACAACTGCAAAAGCTGAAGGCCTGGAAGTGATCTCCCCCTTGGGCGATCCTTCCAACCTGGGCGCTTTGGCGCGTTCCTCTTTGGCATTTGGTGCGAGCAAAATGATTCTGACCGAAGAAAGCTGTTCCCCGTACCATCCCAAAGCGATCAAGGCTTCCGCGGGGGCTTTGCTGAAACTGCCGTTGTTTAAGATCGGTAAATTTGCAGACTTTGTTTCCAACAATGATCAGATCTATGCTTTGGACATGAAGGGCGAAAGTGTCGCGAATTTCAAATGGCCTAAAAATGTGCGTATTGCCTTGGGCGAAGAAGGTCCTGGCTTCAGTGGGATTAAGAACCTGCAGCGCCTGTCTGTAGCTACACAGAGTGTGGAATCCCTGAATGCCACCGTCGCTGGCAGTATTGCACTGTACAGCTATTCTTGTCAGCACCGCTAA
- a CDS encoding integration host factor subunit alpha codes for MTKADIVENVYQKIGFSKKEASELVELVFDTLKTVLQDGEKVKISGFGNFVVRGKNERIGRNPQTGEQIKISARRVLTFRPSQVLKAMLNGEEYAHLKDEDDDDDYDDNE; via the coding sequence GTGACTAAGGCCGATATCGTCGAGAACGTATATCAGAAGATCGGTTTCTCCAAGAAAGAGGCTTCTGAATTGGTGGAACTTGTTTTCGACACCTTGAAGACTGTTCTTCAAGATGGCGAAAAAGTTAAGATTTCTGGTTTCGGTAATTTCGTTGTTCGTGGCAAGAACGAGCGTATTGGTCGCAACCCGCAAACCGGGGAGCAGATCAAGATCTCTGCACGCCGTGTTCTTACTTTCCGTCCGTCTCAGGTTTTGAAGGCGATGTTGAACGGTGAAGAGTACGCTCACTTAAAAGATGAGGACGATGATGATGACTACGACGACAATGAGTAA
- the pheS gene encoding phenylalanine--tRNA ligase subunit alpha, which produces MSTTKLDSIKDNALAAFKAAPSSKDLYDLKVQYLGKSGSLTEIMKEMASLPKEEKPLFGKKVNEVKQLLEAAYTEAEDALKKKEISAKMAAEEIDMTLPAFSQPKGTAHPVNIVVEEIFTVMSRLGYSIRTGPMIEKDYYNFEALNIPADHPARDMADTFFVDKTHVLRTHTSPIQIHSLENEELPLRVIGTGPVFRCDSDISHLPNFHQIEALCVDEKISMADLKGTISFFVREFFGPGLKTRFRPSYFPFTEPSAEVDCSCPICKGKGCSLCKQSGWIEIGGCGLVNPKVFQAAKIEYPKWQGFAFGFGVERMAIIKYGIEDIRLFPENDVRFLRQFVK; this is translated from the coding sequence ATGTCGACGACCAAACTTGATTCCATCAAAGATAACGCCCTGGCGGCCTTTAAAGCGGCCCCCAGCTCCAAAGACCTCTATGATCTGAAAGTTCAGTACCTGGGTAAAAGCGGGTCCCTGACTGAAATCATGAAAGAAATGGCTTCTTTGCCGAAAGAGGAAAAGCCTCTGTTTGGTAAAAAAGTAAATGAAGTGAAGCAGCTTCTGGAGGCCGCTTACACCGAAGCAGAAGACGCTCTGAAAAAGAAAGAGATCTCTGCCAAAATGGCGGCGGAGGAAATCGACATGACTCTGCCGGCGTTCTCCCAGCCAAAGGGGACCGCGCACCCGGTGAATATCGTAGTGGAAGAAATCTTCACCGTGATGTCCCGTCTGGGTTACAGCATCCGCACAGGTCCGATGATCGAGAAGGATTATTATAACTTTGAAGCCCTGAACATTCCGGCGGATCACCCCGCACGTGACATGGCCGACACCTTCTTCGTCGACAAAACCCACGTTTTAAGAACACACACGTCTCCGATTCAAATCCATTCTTTGGAAAATGAAGAGCTTCCATTGCGTGTGATCGGGACGGGCCCGGTGTTCCGTTGTGACAGCGATATTTCTCACTTGCCGAACTTCCATCAGATTGAAGCTTTGTGCGTGGATGAGAAAATCTCCATGGCGGACCTGAAGGGCACCATCAGCTTCTTCGTGCGTGAGTTCTTCGGTCCGGGTCTGAAAACTCGTTTCCGTCCAAGTTACTTCCCGTTCACCGAGCCTTCTGCGGAAGTGGATTGCTCGTGCCCGATCTGTAAAGGCAAAGGCTGTTCTTTGTGCAAACAAAGCGGCTGGATTGAAATCGGCGGTTGCGGTCTGGTGAATCCGAAAGTGTTCCAGGCGGCAAAAATTGAATATCCTAAGTGGCAGGGCTTTGCCTTCGGATTTGGTGTTGAGCGTATGGCCATCATCAAGTACGGCATCGAAGACATCCGCTTGTTCCCTGAAAACGACGTAAGATTCTTAAGGCAGTTTGTAAAATGA
- a CDS encoding winged helix-turn-helix domain-containing protein — protein sequence MSNSTQNTSLQLARLQHRKGALHEARLLSEEAMVEASARGLSQDWIESARLYFQCCHELEELSEAQSVIDQTLKLSRNSSDEGLQAMAENLIGSWLLANGKIQESEDYINSAIAKATQTGDLDTLVRALFTNAMTRAFEPAHFPQSLLQLNKLDTILAEMDNAEMQLTSRLLRTHIFTQTGKLEAANDLLWDCYEQAKLHGFHLLISRILAQMAHVNRELGNKEAYRIYAELALRGTDKARLPRVYKFIRQMCPEDIVRNAPQFDFQIDEAARSVQERTKGLIDFRNQHILFDLALLFIKKAGTRYSKEDLIEIIWQQAYDPELHDNLIYVSIKRLRALLEPDMESPRYILRDRKGYYFNPQSSVHFRQSEEATL from the coding sequence ATGTCAAACTCCACCCAGAACACTTCATTGCAACTGGCACGTTTGCAGCACCGTAAAGGGGCGCTGCACGAGGCCCGTTTATTGAGTGAAGAAGCCATGGTGGAGGCTTCGGCCCGCGGACTTTCCCAAGACTGGATCGAGTCCGCCCGCCTGTACTTCCAATGCTGCCATGAACTGGAAGAGCTTTCTGAAGCTCAATCCGTGATTGATCAAACTCTGAAATTAAGCCGCAACTCTTCTGACGAGGGCCTTCAGGCCATGGCCGAAAACCTGATCGGCTCCTGGCTTTTGGCCAACGGTAAAATTCAAGAGTCCGAAGACTACATCAACTCGGCCATCGCCAAAGCCACGCAAACTGGCGACCTGGACACACTGGTGCGCGCCCTGTTCACCAATGCAATGACCCGCGCTTTTGAACCAGCCCACTTCCCGCAAAGCCTGCTGCAGCTGAACAAGCTCGACACCATTTTGGCTGAAATGGATAACGCCGAAATGCAGCTGACGTCCCGTCTGTTGCGCACACACATCTTCACGCAAACCGGCAAACTGGAAGCGGCGAATGATCTTTTGTGGGACTGCTATGAACAAGCCAAACTGCATGGCTTCCACCTGCTGATTTCCCGTATCCTGGCGCAAATGGCCCATGTGAACCGCGAACTGGGTAACAAAGAAGCTTATCGCATTTATGCAGAGTTGGCGCTGCGTGGAACGGACAAAGCCCGTCTGCCACGCGTTTATAAATTCATCCGTCAAATGTGCCCTGAAGATATTGTTCGCAATGCACCTCAGTTTGATTTCCAGATCGACGAGGCAGCACGCAGTGTTCAGGAGCGCACCAAGGGCCTGATTGACTTCCGCAATCAGCATATTCTTTTTGACCTGGCTTTATTGTTCATCAAAAAAGCCGGCACCCGTTATTCCAAGGAAGATCTGATAGAAATCATCTGGCAGCAGGCTTATGACCCTGAACTGCATGACAATCTGATTTACGTTTCGATCAAACGTCTGCGCGCCCTGCTTGAGCCTGACATGGAAAGCCCAAGATACATCTTGCGCGACCGCAAAGGTTATTACTTTAATCCGCAATCATCTGTGCACTTCAGACAATCGGAGGAAGCTACTTTATGA
- a CDS encoding 16S rRNA (guanine(527)-N(7))-methyltransferase RsmG, producing the protein MAHKNKTNYSPYKARQEARHGSKGAGAPPATSNMGRHKKPETIYDIHEANDRLADVFRNHGFDLVSHSQRQQLAHFYRLLMLNQEKENFTRLLKLRDVAIKHFIDSIIIMKYTDLQFPLLDVGTGPGFPGIPLKIMYPDQQILLGEGVQRRVEFLKHVRSEMNLKNLDILGRNINKHCVYPVRGAITRAVEDIGNTLGNVMSCLEIGGRVYFMKGPGVGPEIEAAKKDWGEYYKLVQDVAYSLPQTPHERRLVVYEKIKNMPLPEEDEGEELLMDELSNEEKRRWAKY; encoded by the coding sequence ATGGCCCATAAGAACAAGACCAACTACAGCCCGTATAAAGCCCGCCAAGAAGCCCGTCATGGGTCCAAAGGCGCTGGCGCACCTCCTGCGACCTCCAACATGGGCCGCCATAAGAAACCAGAGACGATCTATGACATCCATGAGGCCAATGACCGCCTTGCTGATGTCTTCCGCAATCACGGATTTGATCTGGTCAGCCACAGCCAAAGACAGCAACTGGCGCACTTTTACCGCCTTTTGATGCTGAATCAGGAAAAAGAGAACTTCACAAGACTTCTGAAACTTCGTGATGTGGCCATCAAACACTTCATCGACAGCATCATCATCATGAAATACACCGACCTGCAGTTCCCATTGCTGGACGTGGGCACGGGCCCTGGCTTCCCGGGAATTCCACTTAAAATCATGTACCCGGATCAACAGATCCTGTTGGGTGAAGGCGTTCAGCGCCGTGTGGAATTCCTCAAGCATGTCCGCAGCGAGATGAATCTTAAAAACCTCGACATTCTGGGCCGCAACATCAACAAACATTGCGTTTATCCGGTTCGCGGCGCCATCACCCGCGCGGTTGAAGATATCGGCAACACCCTGGGGAACGTGATGAGCTGCCTTGAAATCGGCGGCCGCGTTTACTTCATGAAAGGCCCCGGCGTGGGTCCTGAAATTGAAGCCGCCAAAAAAGACTGGGGCGAGTACTACAAACTGGTTCAGGACGTGGCGTATTCCCTGCCGCAAACTCCGCACGAACGCCGTCTGGTCGTTTATGAAAAAATCAAAAACATGCCTTTGCCGGAAGAAGACGAAGGCGAAGAGCTTTTGATGGACGAGCTGTCCAACGAAGAAAAAAGACGCTGGGCTAAGTACTGA
- the pheT gene encoding phenylalanine--tRNA ligase subunit beta, with protein sequence MKISLKWLHDYVDVTEFFQKPEVLAEALTRGGLEVEEITNRAKDFNHVVIGHILEKDKHPNADKLSLCRVSTGEGVVHQIVCGAQNHKAGDRVIVALPGAVLPGNFAIKKSAVRGVDSAGMLCSLKELGLATESEGIAILPADAPVGKAYAEYGGYDDVTFELKVTANRADCLSHFGLAREVSTLFGKELKVPSSELKTNGKSSKSEIALDVKAFDLCPRYAGRFLKGVKVGPSPAWLKARLESVGMNSINNIVDVTNYVMLELGQPLHAFDAAFINGKKIIVDRAVAGEKFITLDGTEIALNGAELTIRDVNHPVCLAGVVGGKNSGVSDSTTEVFLEAAYFLPMSARKTSRSHGIDTDSSYRFARGVDPDGTLRGLNRAAALILEVAGGEAYADHHDFYPNPVKKAPVDITIKTVSDRLGYEAEEHKFVDFMKRLGCEINKKGETFTVLPPTFRFDIEQDMDLVEEYARLNGYEHIPEALPALAAAPSFQDKTFMLNRTTSELLRGEGFQQAVNFAFVGSKAQKAFLGSLEALKATGLAATEKEIRILNPLNEEMDVMRSSLSFGLFKNLNHNFHSGNMQGRLFEIGSTFFVKDDGSFAEGSRAGMAIWGRASNLWNKSLDYPVVYELKAAVEVLLKSLNISSYTWVTPANKSEVPEFLHQGQFAQLLVEGKKVGFIGTLHPLLLEDNKIRVPAALAELDLDQLYKGQPRPYRIQSVSKFPIVERDFAFVMPKALKVGDVLKDIRKAGAGLLLNVDVFDLYEGEKMEAGKKSVAIRIWLQDKNATLQETQINETTTKILESLKKNFDLSVR encoded by the coding sequence ATGAAGATCAGTTTAAAATGGCTCCATGATTATGTTGATGTGACCGAATTCTTCCAAAAGCCGGAAGTGCTGGCGGAAGCTTTGACCCGTGGCGGTTTGGAGGTTGAAGAAATCACCAATCGCGCGAAAGACTTCAATCACGTGGTGATTGGTCACATCCTTGAAAAAGACAAGCATCCGAATGCGGATAAACTTTCCCTGTGTCGTGTTTCCACGGGCGAAGGTGTGGTTCACCAGATCGTGTGTGGCGCACAAAACCACAAAGCGGGTGACCGTGTGATCGTGGCGTTGCCGGGGGCTGTATTGCCGGGCAATTTTGCGATTAAAAAATCAGCGGTTCGTGGTGTGGATTCTGCCGGCATGCTGTGCTCTTTGAAAGAGCTGGGCTTGGCGACGGAATCGGAAGGCATTGCGATTTTGCCTGCGGATGCTCCGGTGGGTAAAGCTTATGCGGAATACGGCGGTTATGACGACGTGACTTTCGAACTGAAAGTGACGGCGAATCGTGCAGACTGTCTGTCGCACTTCGGTTTGGCGCGTGAGGTTTCCACTTTGTTCGGTAAAGAGCTGAAAGTGCCTTCCTCTGAGCTTAAAACCAATGGCAAATCCAGCAAGTCTGAAATTGCATTGGACGTCAAAGCCTTCGATCTGTGCCCTCGTTACGCGGGTCGTTTCTTGAAGGGTGTGAAAGTGGGACCAAGTCCTGCCTGGTTGAAAGCGCGCCTTGAAAGCGTGGGCATGAACTCCATCAACAACATCGTGGACGTGACAAACTACGTGATGTTGGAGCTGGGTCAGCCATTGCACGCCTTTGATGCGGCTTTCATCAACGGAAAAAAAATCATCGTGGACCGTGCCGTCGCTGGTGAAAAATTCATCACTCTGGACGGAACTGAAATCGCTCTGAACGGCGCTGAACTGACTATTCGTGATGTGAACCATCCGGTGTGTCTGGCGGGTGTTGTGGGTGGCAAAAACTCGGGCGTTTCTGATTCCACGACCGAAGTCTTCCTGGAAGCGGCTTACTTCCTGCCGATGAGTGCGCGTAAAACTTCACGTTCGCACGGTATCGACACGGATTCTTCTTACCGCTTTGCCCGTGGTGTGGATCCAGATGGAACTTTGCGCGGCTTGAACCGTGCCGCGGCTTTGATTTTGGAAGTGGCGGGTGGCGAAGCTTATGCTGATCATCATGACTTCTATCCAAATCCGGTGAAAAAAGCGCCGGTGGATATCACCATCAAAACGGTTTCTGACCGTTTGGGTTATGAAGCTGAAGAGCACAAATTCGTCGACTTCATGAAACGTCTGGGTTGTGAAATCAACAAAAAGGGCGAGACCTTCACGGTGCTTCCTCCGACCTTCCGTTTCGACATCGAACAGGACATGGACCTGGTTGAAGAGTACGCTCGCCTGAACGGGTATGAGCATATTCCAGAGGCATTGCCGGCTTTGGCGGCAGCTCCAAGCTTCCAGGACAAGACTTTCATGTTGAACCGTACCACCAGCGAACTTTTGCGTGGTGAGGGCTTCCAGCAAGCGGTGAACTTTGCCTTTGTTGGTTCCAAAGCTCAAAAAGCATTCTTGGGTTCTTTGGAGGCCTTGAAAGCGACGGGTCTGGCAGCCACGGAAAAGGAAATCCGCATCTTGAATCCTCTGAATGAGGAAATGGATGTGATGAGAAGCTCCTTGAGCTTTGGTCTGTTCAAAAACCTGAACCATAACTTCCACTCCGGCAACATGCAGGGTCGTCTGTTTGAGATCGGCAGCACGTTCTTTGTTAAGGATGACGGAAGTTTTGCGGAAGGCAGCCGTGCCGGGATGGCTATCTGGGGTCGCGCAAGCAACCTTTGGAACAAATCCCTGGATTATCCGGTTGTTTATGAACTTAAAGCGGCAGTTGAAGTTCTTTTGAAGTCTTTGAATATCTCTTCTTACACCTGGGTGACTCCGGCGAATAAGTCCGAGGTTCCGGAGTTCCTGCATCAAGGGCAGTTTGCACAGCTTTTGGTGGAAGGTAAGAAAGTGGGCTTCATCGGCACACTTCATCCGCTTCTGCTTGAAGACAATAAGATCCGCGTTCCTGCGGCTTTGGCCGAATTGGATCTGGATCAGCTTTATAAAGGTCAGCCTCGTCCATACCGCATCCAAAGCGTGTCCAAGTTCCCGATCGTGGAGCGTGACTTCGCCTTTGTGATGCCAAAAGCCCTGAAAGTCGGCGATGTCCTGAAAGACATCCGCAAGGCCGGAGCAGGTTTGCTTCTGAACGTGGACGTCTTTGACCTGTACGAAGGCGAGAAGATGGAAGCAGGCAAAAAATCCGTAGCGATTCGTATTTGGCTGCAGGATAAAAATGCCACACTGCAAGAAACCCAGATTAACGAGACAACAACCAAGATTCTAGAGAGTCTGAAGAAGAATTTTGACCTTTCTGTGAGATAA
- a CDS encoding tail fiber domain-containing protein, whose amino-acid sequence MFRTTVATLPILLFSFFAQAAPNTLTYQGRILKSDGTPLEHNNVSFLFEIKSEDGLCVYYREQKNGVNMTNSKGVFDVPLGTGTKLFPTSGSVGLKEVFDNSTTLDCADAGNNVASQKGPVANQSRRLSVQFHDGTGWMQISPDNEIRSVPYAHFASSALKLGNYSATDFVRTNTLPGAACSAGQVVFFDGTNFTCVTDAGGTGVVSDVLAGTGVSVTGTTTKTVAVNYGTTAGTAAQGNDSRITGAFQTSTNLGGDLSGTLPNPTVAKIQSVSVAATAPQAGQVYRYGTTELEPVFFGVDDLRTSAGLAQFTTSCTASQTLTWSAVTDAFACSNITGLDAGVITTGTIDAARLPSPAFPLRGSGGTAAQPSYSFTSDTDTGVFSTGNDSISIGTGGTARYTITNKSHRLGDMGSGTNSPSGFAFDSRYYGGSSSYHTGRFTVSGSNTFTANSSITGPAAGITNSVSGTVAVGGDQGALDGTSFMNVSGGFTGSAYGVRGTVTLSTPSSVPATTVAGLQTGLWGLVKMGNIENLPAALKVNAITSDFLLDGAAGKGITVDQGAGLEIRSSISSFDTLNQFTGIVIRSPTGTGTITNKYAMLTEANAGSVGIGTLTPAYMLHVNGTAGGTSWANTSDRRFKRNIATIDSSLEKVLQLRGVTYDWRTDEFPQKNFENGQQVGLIAQEVQSVFPDVVTKDNEGFLAVQYANLVAPLIEAMKEFHAKWNSENEALKAENAALRQQVNSLQKWACQQDPNAEFCQ is encoded by the coding sequence ATGTTTAGAACCACTGTTGCCACGTTGCCCATTTTGTTGTTTTCATTTTTTGCGCAGGCTGCGCCAAACACCCTGACTTATCAGGGACGGATTCTTAAGTCCGACGGAACTCCGCTGGAACACAACAACGTCAGCTTCCTGTTCGAGATCAAATCCGAAGACGGCCTGTGCGTTTACTATCGTGAACAAAAAAATGGCGTCAACATGACGAACTCCAAAGGGGTCTTTGACGTGCCATTGGGAACCGGCACAAAACTTTTCCCTACCTCGGGCAGCGTGGGACTGAAGGAAGTTTTCGACAACTCCACCACTTTGGATTGCGCCGACGCGGGTAACAATGTAGCCAGCCAAAAAGGCCCCGTGGCCAACCAGTCCCGCCGTTTGAGCGTGCAATTCCATGACGGCACAGGCTGGATGCAAATCAGTCCGGACAATGAGATCCGCTCTGTGCCTTATGCGCACTTTGCATCGTCTGCCTTGAAACTGGGAAATTATTCTGCCACGGACTTTGTTCGCACCAACACGCTTCCGGGTGCGGCTTGCTCTGCCGGACAGGTCGTCTTTTTTGACGGCACCAACTTCACCTGCGTCACGGATGCGGGGGGAACCGGAGTTGTTTCAGATGTTCTTGCCGGCACGGGTGTTTCTGTCACTGGAACAACCACAAAAACGGTGGCCGTGAACTACGGCACCACCGCCGGAACCGCCGCACAAGGCAACGACAGCCGCATCACGGGTGCTTTCCAGACCTCCACCAACCTGGGCGGTGATCTGAGTGGCACCCTTCCCAACCCCACCGTGGCCAAGATCCAGAGTGTGAGTGTGGCTGCCACCGCGCCCCAGGCAGGACAAGTTTATCGCTATGGCACGACCGAGCTTGAACCCGTGTTTTTTGGCGTTGATGATCTGCGCACCTCTGCGGGGCTTGCACAGTTTACAACATCTTGTACGGCCTCTCAGACGCTAACTTGGTCCGCGGTGACCGATGCCTTTGCCTGTTCAAACATCACAGGCCTGGATGCCGGGGTGATCACGACAGGAACTATTGATGCCGCCCGCTTGCCTTCTCCTGCTTTCCCTTTACGTGGCTCCGGGGGCACGGCGGCCCAACCGAGCTATTCCTTCACCTCAGATACGGACACTGGAGTTTTCAGCACAGGCAATGACTCCATTTCAATTGGCACCGGGGGCACAGCCCGCTATACCATCACAAACAAAAGTCATCGTCTGGGCGACATGGGCTCTGGAACAAACAGCCCCTCGGGCTTTGCTTTTGATTCACGCTATTACGGCGGCAGCAGCAGCTATCACACCGGACGCTTTACAGTCAGTGGCAGCAACACTTTCACCGCCAACTCCAGCATCACAGGGCCTGCGGCCGGCATCACAAATTCCGTCTCGGGCACTGTCGCTGTGGGTGGTGATCAGGGCGCGTTGGACGGGACCAGTTTTATGAACGTCTCGGGAGGCTTTACCGGATCAGCTTATGGCGTTCGCGGCACAGTCACACTCAGCACTCCCAGCTCTGTCCCTGCGACGACTGTTGCGGGACTGCAAACAGGTCTTTGGGGACTGGTTAAAATGGGCAACATTGAAAACCTTCCCGCCGCGCTTAAGGTCAACGCCATCACCTCGGACTTTCTGTTAGATGGCGCTGCTGGCAAAGGAATTACGGTGGATCAAGGAGCCGGTTTGGAAATCAGATCCAGCATTTCCTCGTTCGACACTTTAAATCAATTCACCGGGATTGTGATTCGCTCTCCAACTGGTACGGGCACGATCACCAATAAATATGCGATGCTGACAGAAGCCAACGCCGGCTCAGTCGGCATCGGCACCCTGACGCCGGCTTACATGCTGCACGTGAATGGCACGGCTGGTGGCACATCCTGGGCCAACACTTCGGATCGCCGCTTTAAGCGCAATATCGCAACGATTGACTCAAGCCTTGAAAAAGTGCTGCAGCTGCGCGGGGTGACCTATGACTGGAGAACCGACGAATTCCCGCAAAAGAACTTTGAAAATGGCCAGCAAGTGGGTCTGATCGCCCAAGAGGTTCAATCCGTATTCCCGGATGTGGTCACGAAAGACAACGAAGGATTTTTAGCAGTGCAATACGCGAATTTAGTGGCGCCGCTGATAGAGGCGATGAAAGAGTTCCATGCAAAATGGAATTCAGAGAATGAAGCTTTGAAAGCTGAGAATGCAGCACTTAGGCAACAAGTGAATTCCCTGCAAAAATGGGCCTGTCAACAGGACCCGAATGCAGAGTTCTGCCAGTAA
- a CDS encoding MerR family transcriptional regulator produces MMMTTTTMSNPSLEADSSELSLGDHHIDFVEETEKATSVPVTAATPISIPAMLCDEKLLEEINAIPDKMGFKIGDVAEILGIKQYVLRYWETEFEVLRPKKASNNQRMYTRKDVENALLIRKLLHRDRFSIEGARNAMKELKAHVRKEKDMTQVYHKLEGINEAVEDLILDIRRVRQIFK; encoded by the coding sequence ATGATGATGACTACGACGACAATGAGTAATCCGTCCCTGGAAGCTGACAGCTCCGAGCTGTCGCTAGGGGATCATCATATTGATTTTGTCGAAGAGACCGAAAAAGCCACTTCCGTTCCTGTGACGGCGGCGACTCCGATTTCCATCCCGGCGATGCTGTGTGATGAGAAGCTTCTGGAAGAAATCAATGCCATTCCGGACAAAATGGGTTTCAAGATCGGCGACGTGGCTGAGATCCTGGGCATCAAACAATACGTTCTTCGTTACTGGGAAACAGAGTTTGAAGTTCTTCGTCCGAAAAAAGCCTCTAACAACCAGCGCATGTACACTCGTAAAGATGTTGAAAACGCGCTGTTGATCAGAAAGCTTCTGCACCGTGACCGCTTCTCTATCGAAGGCGCAAGAAACGCGATGAAAGAGCTGAAAGCTCACGTTAGAAAAGAAAAAGATATGACCCAAGTTTACCACAAGCTTGAGGGTATCAACGAAGCGGTGGAGGATCTGATCCTCGACATCCGCAGAGTCCGTCAGATTTTCAAATAG